The Sinomicrobium kalidii region ACTCAATTCCATCGTCGCCAAACAACTCACCGAGTTCAAGAAAGAGGTTGATACCCTTATCGCCAAGAAGAAACTGAAAAAAGACGAAGCCATATTCAATGTGTTGAGAGAATACATCAAGGCTTCCCGAAGAATACGTTTTGAAGGGGATGGCTATAGCGCCGCCTGGGAAAAAGAAGCTGCCCGTCGCGGTCTGAGTAACAACAAGACCACTCCGGTTGCCCTGAAGGCGATGATCTCTAAAAAAGCCATTTCCCTGTTTGAGGAAATGAAGGTGATGAGTAAGGTGGAAGTGAAGGCAAGGTATGAAATCGAAGTCGAAGAATACACCATGAAAGTGCAGATCGAGGGCCGTGTGCTCGGCGATATAGCACGCAACCATGTTATTCCCACTTCTATCAGGTACCAGAACATTCTTATCGACAATGTAAAAGGACTTAAAGACGTGTTCGGTACGGATTTCAAAAAAGTGGCTTCGGAACAGCTGGACCTTATCGAAGAGATCTCCGAGCATATTGCCGAGATCAATTCCAAGGTTACGGCAATGATCGAGGAAAGGAAAAAGGCCAATGTCATTACCAATCCCGAACTCAAGGCGGAAGCTTACTGCGAAAAAGTGAAACCGTATTTCGACGAAATCCGTTATCACTGCGACAAGCTGGAGCTGCTTGTTGATGATGAACTATGGACACTCACCAAATACAGGGAATTGTTATTTACAAAATAATGTAAATCCTGAACTTTGCTTAACGGGGAGATTTTGCATCAGCAGGATCTCCCCGTTTTTATTATCAGGTTAAAGGTTGAAATCCCGTAATTTCATTCGAGTTATTTTAGATTGGTATAAATTTTAGCCGCAAATACACGGAGATACCCATCGTTGTTTTTAGAGTGATTTGTGTATCCGTGGCAAAACCGGCTTTTAGTCTGCCGGAAATCTATGGGTTTCTGATCCGGAGTAGTTTGGTTTGACGTTCCGGGGAACAAATCCGGAGCCAAAATCGGCAATCTTCATCCCGAAATTATGTATTTTTGCGGCAAACGACATTAATTATGAGTGCTTCGGTAAGCAAGAGATATGCCCAGAGAGGGGTTTCGGCCTCCAAGGAAGATGTGCACAATGCCATAAAAAACATAGATAAGGGACTTTTCCCGAAAGCCTTTTGCAAAATAGTGCCCGATCACCTCACTGCTGATGAGGCCAGCTGTCTCGTCATGCATGCCGATGGTGCGGGGACCAAGTCGTCCCTGGCGTATATGTACTGGAAGGAAACCGGAGATCTGTCGGTCTGGAAAGGTATTGCACAGGATGCCCTTATCATGAATATAGACGACCTGTTGTGTGTAGGTGCTACGGACAATATTTTATTGTCTTCCACCATAGGGAGAAACAAAAACCGGGTTCCCGGGGAAGTGATCTCCGCGATCATCAACGGTACCGAAGAACTGGTCTCCGAACTGGGAAAATTCGGCGTAGCGATTCATTCCACCGGCGGGGAAACCGCAGATGTGGGCGACCTGGTACGTACCATTATCGTGGATTCTACAGTTACCGCCAGGATGAAGCGAAAGGATGTTATAGACAATGCGAATATCAGGGCCGGGGATGTTATTGTAGGACTGGCTTCCTTCGGGAAGGCCACCTACGAAAAAGAATACAACGGCGGGATGGGAAGTAACGGACTTACGTCGGCAAGGCATGACGTGTTTGCCAAATACCTTGCCGAAAAATACCCGGAAAGCTACGATCCGTCCGTTCCCGGAGATCTTGTGTATTCGGGTGGTGTGAAACTTACTGACCCGGTGGAAGGCTCACCCCTTGATGCGGGCAAACTGGTGCTGTCGCCCACAAGGACGTATGCCCCCGTAATAAAAAAAGTGCTGGAAAAATATACGGCAGAAGATATACACGGCATGGTACATTGCAGTGGCGGGGCACAGACCAAGATACTCCATTTTATAGACGATCTTCACGTTGTCAAGGACAGCCTTTTTGAAGTATCGCCGCTGTTTAAGCTGATACAACAACAGTCGGGAACAGACTGGAAGGAAATGTACCAGGTGTTCAACTGCGGACACCGTATGGAACTGTATGTGGATGAAAAGATTGCCGAAGATATTATTGCGATTTCAAAATCATTTGATGTTGATGCAAAGGTTGTGGGCCGGGTGGAAGCGTCAGATCGCAAAAAACTTACCATACGAAGTGAATTCGGGGAGTTCGAATATTAATCTGACAAAAATATTGTAATTTTGCAAATCGAATGAACCACAGTATATGTTAGACCGATTAAACGTAGTAAAACAACGATTTGATGAGGTATCGGACCTTATCATTCAGCCCGATATCATTGCGGACCAGAAGCGGTATGTGCAGTTGAACAAGGAATACAAGGACCTGAGGGCCATTGTTGAAAAACGCGAGGAATACAAGACCGTATTGGACAATATCGCTGAGGCCGAAGAGATCATTGCAGACGGGACCGATGCGGAAATGGTGGAGATGGCCAGGATGCAACTGGAAGAGGCCAGGGAAAAACTCCCTGCGATGGAGGAAGAAATAAAATACCTTCTCATCCCAAAAGACCCGGAAGACACCAAGAATGCCATGATGGAGATCCGTGCAGGTACCGGAGGGGACGAAGCTTCCATTTTTGCGGGTGATCTGTACCGGATGTACACCAAATTTTGCGAAGGCAGGGGATGGAAAGTGAATGTGGTGGATTTTAACGAGGGGACTTCCGGCGGGTTCAAGGAAATTATTTTTGAAGTCAATGGCGAAGAGGTATACGGTACCCTGAAATTTGAAGCCGGGGTGCATCGTGTACAGCGTGTACCGCAAACCGAAACCCAGGGCAGGGTGCACACCTCTGCGGCAACCGTAATGGTACTTCCCGAAGCCGAAGAGTTTGATGTGGAACTGGACATGAGCGATGTAAAGATTATCCGGACCACCTCTACCGGGCCCGGCGGACAATCGGTAAACACCACCTATTCCGCTATCCAGTTACAACACCTCCCTACGGGCATTGAAGTGCGGTGCCAGGACGAAAAATCACAGCACAAGAACCTGGAAAAGGCCATTAAGGTGCTCCGTTCCCGTTTGTATGAAAGGGAACTTGTCAAAAAACAGGAAGAAGACGCGGCCAAAAGGAAAAGTATGGTGTCCAGCGGAGACCGCAGTGCCAAGATACGGACGTACAACTATCCCCAGGGCAGGGTAACCGACCACAGGATAGGGCTCACACTTTACGACCTGCAAAATATCATAAACGGAGATATCGAAAAGATCAGTGAGGAACTGAAACTTGCGGAAAATACCGAAAAGCTGAAAGCAAGCGAAGTGTTTTGATAAAAAACTTTTTGTGAGATAAACCCAACAAAAATGCCGCACCGGACTCCTGTCGAAGTGCGGCATTTTAATAAGCAGCCGGCATGTGCCACAGAATATTCGTTAATGATTTTTTCGTTAAATTTGAATATGAAACTGATTGAAAATCATATTGAGAACTTGAAAAAGCTTTGCAATAAATATCACGTAGATAAAATGTATCTTTTTGGCTCTGCACTCACATCCGATTTTAATTCCAATAGCGATATTGATTTTTTGGTGAGATTTAAACCGATCGACTTGATCAATTATTTTGAAAATTATATGGCTTTCAAGGAAAATCTGAAAAAATTGCTAGGGCGGGAAATTGATCTGGTGGAAGAACAAACCTTAAAAAACCCTATACTGATCAATTCAATTAATAAAAATAAAGAATTGATTTATGGATGAAAGAATTCTTAAATGGCTGTACGACATAAAACTGGCTATCGAAGAAATTGAGGGCTATTTTGAAAATCGGGAAAAAGATTTTTTTCAATATCGGGAAAATTTAATGCTGAAAAGGGCCATTGAACGTGATTTAGAGATTATTGGGGAAGCAATGAACAGGATTCTGAAAAGAGATCGTTCATTGGAAAATCAGATTTCCAATGCAAAAGCAATTATAGGATTGCGAAATCAGGTGATACACGCTTATGATAACCTTTCCGATGAAAATATCTGGTCTGTTTTGATAAACCATCTTCCGGAACTTAAAAGAGAAGTTGATCGCCTGATTCTTCAAAACTAACAATATTGCAATAATAATGACAACACAAAAATTACTGGACCAGATACGTCGGAAAAAATCTTTTCTCTGTGTAGGGCTGGATGTGGACCTGCAAAAAATACCCGGGCATTTACTGGAAGAAGAAGACCCGATATTTGCCTTCAACAAGGCGATCATTGATGCTACCCACCACGCAGCCGTGGCCTACAAACCCAATATTGCTTTTTACGAAGCCTGTGGCGTAAAAGGCTGGAAGGCCCTTCGGAAAACCATCGATTACCTGAATGAGAATTACCCGGATGTGTTTACCATAGCCGATGCCAAAAGGGGAGATATAGGCAATACCTCGGCCATGTATGCCAAGGCATTTTTCGAAGATCTGGGCTTCGATTCTGTTACGGTGGCCCCCTATATGGGAAAGGATTCCGTAGAACCTTTTTTGTCTTTTGAGGATAAACACACCATCCTGCTGGCCCTCACCTCCAATGAAGGCGCTTTTGATTTCCAGACCAGGGATTCCGATGGCAGGGAGTTGTATAAACGTGTGCTGGAAACTTCCCGGCAATGGGAAAACAGTAAAAACCTGATGTATGTGGCCGGGGCGACGAAGGCGGAATACCTGACGGATATCCGTAAGATCATACCGGACAGTTTTCTGCTTGTGCCCGGTATAGGCGCACAGGGGGGAAGCCTGGAAGATGTCTGTAAATACGGAATGACCAAAGATGTAGGCCTGCTGGTCAATTCGGCGAGGGCGATCATATATGCATCAAGGGGAAAGGACTTTGCCGAAGCCGCAAAATCCGAAGCGGAGAAAATACAGCATCAGATGGCCGCTGTCATGGACACCGCTATGTAAAGATATACGGTCGGGCACCTCTGCCGGAAGATGCTGCCATTTCTTTTGTGATACATAAGAAATAGTGTACTATAGACCACAGCTTTTTAATTAAAACGGATGCTTATTGACCTGTAAGGACCAAATACAACGGGAACTGGTATTGAAAGAAACACCGCGACGTATCATATCACTGGTGCCCTCCCAGACCGAATTGTTGTACGACCTCGGACTGGAAGACAAGGTGGTGGGCATTACGAAGTTTTGCGTTCATCCGTATCATTTTAAATCCCTCAAAACTATTGTGGGAGGGACTAAAAAGGTGAAAACGGAGCGGATAAAGGCGTTATCCCCAGACATTATTCTGTGCAATAAAGAAGAAAACACCCGGGAAATGGTGGAGGAACTGGAAGAAATAGCTCCGGTGCATGTTTCTGATGTTTATACTATAGGTGATTCCCTTGAGTTGATCAGGCAATACGGGGAAATCCTTTCCTGTCGGACAGAAGCTTCCGGGATCGTACATAAAATACAATTCCGATTAACCGATTTTCAGAAATACATTCACGATAAACCCGAGCTAAAGGTCGCCTATTTCATCTGGCGAAACCCCTGGATGGTGGCCGGGAAACACACCTTTATAGATCACCTGCTGACATTGAACCGCTTCCGGAATATCTACGCAGATAAGGAACGCTACCCGGAGGTGGAACTGAAAAAAATACGCATGGATGGTGATCCCGACCTGGTGTTCCTGTCTTCGGAACCCTATCCGTTCAAGGACGAACATGCCTTTGAGGTGGGGCGGTTTACTCACCGTGCCAAAACGGTTTTTGTTGACGGGGAAATGTTCAGTTGGTACGGCTCCCGCCTGGCAAAGGCTTTTGACTATTTTAAACAGTTGCGGGACAGGCTTGAAAATTAATAAGGATTAATTCCGAAAGTTGTGGGCAAGGTTTGGTTTTGGATATGAGATTTAAGACGACGTAGGACTTAAAATAGTTGTAGGCCGAAATAGAAACAGGGTTTAAAGCTATGGCGTTTTGGGTGGATTGTAAGATGTTGCGGGAAGTTATTCATTCGGACATGCTTAAACCTGAAACTGGATCAGGGACAAAGGCTGTGGGGGTTTTTCGCTTGTTGCCGGTTTCCTATTTTGGTTTTACCATGGATACACGAATGTTTTTTGGTTGAATGTTGTATGTGAAGCTGATACATCGTAAACCCGGGATCGTTTCCGGTTTCCTGTCTTCCCTCATTTGCAAAAAACTAAACCTCTCCGAACTGTAAGTCCGGAGGTGAGGAAGTGGCAATGAAATTGCTTTTTAGTTACTTAGTTATTGGGTTATTGTGTGTTGACTAAATAACCGGGTAACCCAATAACTAAGTACCTACAATTACTGAACAAAAACTACCCGTTTAATTCCATCCGCCGCCCAGTGCCCGGTACATGTTCACCATGGCATTCATCTGCTGCATTTTGGTTTCAACGAGCTCAAACCTCGATTCCAGGGCATCCCGCTGGGTCAGCAATACTTCCATATAATCGGCCCGGGCCGATTTGAAAAGGATGTTGGAAATAGCGATGGATGCGGTAAGCGCATCTACTTCCTTCGATTTGAGGGTGTAGCTTTTTTCGAGGTTACCGATCTTAGACAACTGATTGGCCACTTCAATATAGGCATTCAGAATGGTCCGCTCATAATTGTAGACTGCCTGTATCTGCTTTGCATTGGCATTGTAATACGCAGCCTTTATGGCATTCCTGTTGATCAATGGTGCCGTCAGGTCCCCGGTGAGGGAATAGAGCAGCGATTCGGGCGTGTTCAGCAGGTATTTCGGGTTAAATGCCCGGTAGCCTATATTGGCGGAAATTCCCAGGGAAGGGTAAAAACGGGCTTTGGCCACCTTGATGTCCAGTTTGGCCGCAGCCAGTTCCAGTTCGGCCTGTTTCACGTCCGGACGGTTTTCCAGCAGTTGTGACGGCAGACCCGAATGGATGTCGTCGGGGATCAGGTTGTCGAAAGCATCCGGATCTCTGCGGACATGCTGCGGATACCGGCCTACCAGGAAGTTGATCCTGTTCTCCGTTTCCGTGATCTTCTGCCGGATATCGTACTGAAGGCTCCTGGTGTGGAGTACCTCTGCCTCGAATTTACGCACAGCCAGTTCGTTGACGCGGGCGGCTTCTTTCTGTATCCTCACAATTTTCAGGGCATTGGTCTGGATGGCAATATTCTGTTTAACGATATCCAGCTGATTGTCCAGTGCCAGCAATTCGTAATAGGAATTGGCAATTTCGGCGATCAGGTTGGTAACCACAAAGTTTTTGCCTTCAACAGTAGATAAATACCGGCTTATGGCTGCTTTTTTGGCATTGTGCAGTTTCCCCCAGATATCTACCTCCCACGAAGCATAGGCGCCCACCAGGTAGTCCTGCAGGGGCTCGGGCATTTCCTCCCCGGGCCTGATGTCGGTAGTGGCTTCACTGGCCCCCCGGCTGGTGTACCGGGCTTTTTTGTCAACCCCAGCGGCACCTTTCAGACCAATAAACGGCAGGTATTCGCCTTTTCTCGCCCTTACTTCGTTCCTGGCGATCTCCAGTTCCTGTAACGTGATATTGAGCTCCTGGTTGTTTTTCAGCGCCGTATCAATCAGGGTGTCGAGGTACGGATCGGTAAAATAGTCCTGCCATTTTATCCGGGCCGAATTTAAACTGTCTTTTGGTTGATCTGCATACTGAACCGGAACCGCCGTATCTTCCTGTACGGTTTCTAAAGCGGGAACACAGGAATACAGTGTGGCCAATGCAAAAATCCCAACCAAAGATGTTTTACCATAGTGTGTTATATTGTTTTTATTCATCGTCTGATCTTTTCATTAATTTTTTCAAAAGCGTATTCATCTTGCGAATTCTGGCTTGCAATTTGCTTTCTCCTTCACTTATTCTCATAAACTCTTCAGAAACGGGCTCGGTGTCTTCATCCCTGATAAGTGCCTTTCCGTCTGACATTTTTGCAAAAACATAGTATAATCCCGGGATCACCAATACCCCCAGTACGGTTCCGATAAACATTCCTCCCAGGGCAGAACCGCCTATGGTCCTGTTTCCTATGGCTCCGGCCCCCGTAGCAACAACCAGCGGAATTAATCCGGCAATAAATGCAAATGAAGTCATAAGAATAGGCCTGAACCTCGCTTTGGCCCCTTCAATAGCAGCATCTGAAATGGAGGCCCCGTTTCTCCGTTTCTGAACGGCAAATTCCACGATCAATACGGCATTTTTACCTAAAAGCCCCGCCAGCATAATAACACCGATCTGTGCGTAGACATCGTTGGCCAGCCCCATCATCTTCAATAAGAGGAAAGAACCAAAAATACCTACGGGCAACGAAAGGATAACGGCCATGGGCAGCATAAAGCTTTCGTATTGGGCGGCAAGTACGAGGTATACAAAAATGAGCACAACTGCAAAGATGTATATGGATTCATTGCCACGGGAGGCTTCGTCATAAGACAGCCCTTCCCAGGCGATATCATATCCTCTTGGCAGCGTTTGCTTTGCGACCTCCTTTATGGCGTTAATGGCATCTCCGGAAGTATATCCGGGAGCGGGGAGCCCCCTGATGGATGCGGAATTGTACAGGTTATACCGGGTGATCTCATTAGGCCCCAGTTTCTTTTCCATGGTCATAAAAGCGGAATACGGTACCATTTCGCCTTCCTCGTTCTTCACATAGAGTTTTTCCAGGTCGGAAGGCATTCCCCTGTACTCCGGGGCAGCTTGTGTATAGACTTTAAAGAACCTGCCGTATTTGATAAATCCCTGTTCATACGTACTACCGATCAGAATATTCAGGTTTTCCATGGCTTTCCCGATAGAAACCCCTTTCTGCATGGCCGCTTTGTTATTGATCTTTAACTCGTACTGCGGATAATTTGCGGCAAAAAAGGTAAACAACCCGGTGATTTCCTTACGCTCTCTCAGGGCGTTCATAAAGTTGTCATTGACTTTTTCAAACGCCTTATAATCCGTATCGTTCGTTTTATCGAGTAAACGCATGGAGAAGCCTCCTGACGACCCGAAACCGGGAACGGCCGGCGGTTCGAAGTATTCTATAATAGCCCCGAGATCTTTGGTCTCTTCCTCCAGTTCTTCCATGATCTCATGAACGCCGTGTTCGCGTTCCGACCAGGGTTTCAGGTTAATAAGGCATGTCCCCGCATTAGAACCCCGTCCTTCGGTCATGATCTCATATCCGGCCAGTGAAGACACCGATGCCACACCTTCTGTTTCTTCACAGATTTCCTGCAGTTTCCTGGCCACTTCATTGGTGCGTTCCAATGTAGCCCCGGGAGGGGTTTGTATGATGGCATAGATCATGCCCTGGTCTTCATTCGGAATGAATCCTGCCGGCAATACCCGGTTCGTTAAAAAGATACCGACACAAAAGGCGATTAACATACCGAAGGTAATGACCCTCCGGTTCACGATAACCTTTAGAAGACTTATATATTTCCCTGTCAGTTTATCGAATTTCCGGTTAAACCAGTCTATAAACCGGTCAACGGGAGATTTTCTCCGGGCCTTTCCATGATTGTTTTTTAATAATATGGCACACAATACCGGGGTAAGCGTCAACGCTACGACTGCCGACAATATGATGGCCCCTGCCATGGTGATGGAGAACTGACGGTAAAACACCCCTACAGGTCCGGTCATAAATGAAATAGGGATGAATACCGATACCATAACCAGGGTAATGGCAACAATAGCCCCGCCTATCTCTCCCAATACGGCATAAGACGCTTTGTAGGGCGAAAGATTTTCTTCTTCCATCTTTACGTGTACGCCTTCTACCACCACAATGGCATTATCTACCACAATACCAATGGCCAGTACCAGCGCAAAAAGCGTGATCAGGTTTATGGAAAGCCCGAACATCTGCATAATAAAGAAGGTACCTATCAAAGATACCGGCACGGCTATAATGGGGATAAGTGTAGAACGCCAGTCTCCCAAAAACAGGAACACCACAATGGCCACAAGAATAAAGGCATCTCTCAGCGTATGTAATACCTGTTCTATGGAGGCATCCAGGAAGTTCGATACATCATAACCGATCTCGTATTCCACCCCGGGCGGTAGTTCTTTTTTCAGCTCCTGTAATTTTGCCTTAACGGCTTTAATAACGTCGCTACCGTTACTCCCGAAGGTTTGTTTCAGTACGATAGAGGCTGCCGGGCTGCCGTCCAGGTTGGAATAAATAT contains the following coding sequences:
- a CDS encoding AIR synthase related protein yields the protein MSASVSKRYAQRGVSASKEDVHNAIKNIDKGLFPKAFCKIVPDHLTADEASCLVMHADGAGTKSSLAYMYWKETGDLSVWKGIAQDALIMNIDDLLCVGATDNILLSSTIGRNKNRVPGEVISAIINGTEELVSELGKFGVAIHSTGGETADVGDLVRTIIVDSTVTARMKRKDVIDNANIRAGDVIVGLASFGKATYEKEYNGGMGSNGLTSARHDVFAKYLAEKYPESYDPSVPGDLVYSGGVKLTDPVEGSPLDAGKLVLSPTRTYAPVIKKVLEKYTAEDIHGMVHCSGGAQTKILHFIDDLHVVKDSLFEVSPLFKLIQQQSGTDWKEMYQVFNCGHRMELYVDEKIAEDIIAISKSFDVDAKVVGRVEASDRKKLTIRSEFGEFEY
- the prfA gene encoding peptide chain release factor 1; the encoded protein is MLDRLNVVKQRFDEVSDLIIQPDIIADQKRYVQLNKEYKDLRAIVEKREEYKTVLDNIAEAEEIIADGTDAEMVEMARMQLEEAREKLPAMEEEIKYLLIPKDPEDTKNAMMEIRAGTGGDEASIFAGDLYRMYTKFCEGRGWKVNVVDFNEGTSGGFKEIIFEVNGEEVYGTLKFEAGVHRVQRVPQTETQGRVHTSAATVMVLPEAEEFDVELDMSDVKIIRTTSTGPGGQSVNTTYSAIQLQHLPTGIEVRCQDEKSQHKNLEKAIKVLRSRLYERELVKKQEEDAAKRKSMVSSGDRSAKIRTYNYPQGRVTDHRIGLTLYDLQNIINGDIEKISEELKLAENTEKLKASEVF
- a CDS encoding nucleotidyltransferase family protein, which codes for MKLIENHIENLKKLCNKYHVDKMYLFGSALTSDFNSNSDIDFLVRFKPIDLINYFENYMAFKENLKKLLGREIDLVEEQTLKNPILINSINKNKELIYG
- a CDS encoding HepT-like ribonuclease domain-containing protein — protein: MDERILKWLYDIKLAIEEIEGYFENREKDFFQYRENLMLKRAIERDLEIIGEAMNRILKRDRSLENQISNAKAIIGLRNQVIHAYDNLSDENIWSVLINHLPELKREVDRLILQN
- the pyrF gene encoding orotidine-5'-phosphate decarboxylase, yielding MTTQKLLDQIRRKKSFLCVGLDVDLQKIPGHLLEEEDPIFAFNKAIIDATHHAAVAYKPNIAFYEACGVKGWKALRKTIDYLNENYPDVFTIADAKRGDIGNTSAMYAKAFFEDLGFDSVTVAPYMGKDSVEPFLSFEDKHTILLALTSNEGAFDFQTRDSDGRELYKRVLETSRQWENSKNLMYVAGATKAEYLTDIRKIIPDSFLLVPGIGAQGGSLEDVCKYGMTKDVGLLVNSARAIIYASRGKDFAEAAKSEAEKIQHQMAAVMDTAM
- a CDS encoding ABC transporter substrate-binding protein is translated as MTCKDQIQRELVLKETPRRIISLVPSQTELLYDLGLEDKVVGITKFCVHPYHFKSLKTIVGGTKKVKTERIKALSPDIILCNKEENTREMVEELEEIAPVHVSDVYTIGDSLELIRQYGEILSCRTEASGIVHKIQFRLTDFQKYIHDKPELKVAYFIWRNPWMVAGKHTFIDHLLTLNRFRNIYADKERYPEVELKKIRMDGDPDLVFLSSEPYPFKDEHAFEVGRFTHRAKTVFVDGEMFSWYGSRLAKAFDYFKQLRDRLEN
- a CDS encoding TolC family protein; protein product: MNKNNITHYGKTSLVGIFALATLYSCVPALETVQEDTAVPVQYADQPKDSLNSARIKWQDYFTDPYLDTLIDTALKNNQELNITLQELEIARNEVRARKGEYLPFIGLKGAAGVDKKARYTSRGASEATTDIRPGEEMPEPLQDYLVGAYASWEVDIWGKLHNAKKAAISRYLSTVEGKNFVVTNLIAEIANSYYELLALDNQLDIVKQNIAIQTNALKIVRIQKEAARVNELAVRKFEAEVLHTRSLQYDIRQKITETENRINFLVGRYPQHVRRDPDAFDNLIPDDIHSGLPSQLLENRPDVKQAELELAAAKLDIKVAKARFYPSLGISANIGYRAFNPKYLLNTPESLLYSLTGDLTAPLINRNAIKAAYYNANAKQIQAVYNYERTILNAYIEVANQLSKIGNLEKSYTLKSKEVDALTASIAISNILFKSARADYMEVLLTQRDALESRFELVETKMQQMNAMVNMYRALGGGWN
- a CDS encoding efflux RND transporter permease subunit — its product is MFAKFIKRPVLAIVLSVVIVFVGLLAIKQLPISQFPQIAPTTVNIFIAYPGASADVLVKSTLIPLETSINGVQGMRYIASDATSAGEGTLRIIFEPGTDPNQAVIRVKTRVDQVMPLLPELVQREGVIIKPVQPSMLMYVNLSSKEKNNDEKFLYNYAYTKIVPEIQRINGIASAKILGSRKYAMRVWLKPDRMRAYKVSAEEVLEAMDEQSIIARPGRLGRSSGKKTQSLEYVLTYQGRYNEPEDYKDIIIRAKEDGEILKLRDVADVELGSEFYDIYSNLDGSPAASIVLKQTFGSNGSDVIKAVKAKLQELKKELPPGVEYEIGYDVSNFLDASIEQVLHTLRDAFILVAIVVFLFLGDWRSTLIPIIAVPVSLIGTFFIMQMFGLSINLITLFALVLAIGIVVDNAIVVVEGVHVKMEEENLSPYKASYAVLGEIGGAIVAITLVMVSVFIPISFMTGPVGVFYRQFSITMAGAIILSAVVALTLTPVLCAILLKNNHGKARRKSPVDRFIDWFNRKFDKLTGKYISLLKVIVNRRVITFGMLIAFCVGIFLTNRVLPAGFIPNEDQGMIYAIIQTPPGATLERTNEVARKLQEICEETEGVASVSSLAGYEIMTEGRGSNAGTCLINLKPWSEREHGVHEIMEELEEETKDLGAIIEYFEPPAVPGFGSSGGFSMRLLDKTNDTDYKAFEKVNDNFMNALRERKEITGLFTFFAANYPQYELKINNKAAMQKGVSIGKAMENLNILIGSTYEQGFIKYGRFFKVYTQAAPEYRGMPSDLEKLYVKNEEGEMVPYSAFMTMEKKLGPNEITRYNLYNSASIRGLPAPGYTSGDAINAIKEVAKQTLPRGYDIAWEGLSYDEASRGNESIYIFAVVLIFVYLVLAAQYESFMLPMAVILSLPVGIFGSFLLLKMMGLANDVYAQIGVIMLAGLLGKNAVLIVEFAVQKRRNGASISDAAIEGAKARFRPILMTSFAFIAGLIPLVVATGAGAIGNRTIGGSALGGMFIGTVLGVLVIPGLYYVFAKMSDGKALIRDEDTEPVSEEFMRISEGESKLQARIRKMNTLLKKLMKRSDDE